DNA sequence from the Bufo bufo chromosome 3, aBufBuf1.1, whole genome shotgun sequence genome:
GAGCTGCGGCTAATCCCCGCCACTACTACTGCCCTCTGGCGTGAAGGGTTCTGCACACAGGGAGGCTGGATGCCTTACCGCTGTGTTCtgctacacacactggatgtgccagatgtggaaactgagagcagcccTGTGCAGCCAACGTGTGGAGCAAATGTATTTGTGATGTACATTGTAGACATTGGACAATATAGAATTTAGCGTCATTTTTAACACAATCCTGCTGCACACATGGAACATCCTGATCTACCTGCTCTTTCTATCTATTTATGCtgctgtccaggtctgggagggggcccattcctgagaggatattcctgctgcaccattatacctgctgctctgccagtcgactatactacacgctgctgctgctgctgctgtccaggtctgggagggggcccattcctgagaggatattcctgctgcaccattatacctgctgctctgccagtcgactatactacacgctgctgctgctgctgtccaggtctgggagggggcccattcctgagaggatattcctgctgcaccattatacctgctgctctgccagtcgactatactacacgctgctgctgctgctgctgctgtccaggtctgggagggggcccattcctgagaggatattcctgctgcaccattatacctgctgctctgccagtcgactatactacacgctgctgctgctgctgtccaggtctgggagggggcccattcctgagaggatatttcTGGTTCGCATAAAACACTCCAACCGTGCTGCTACACGTTGTGTTCAGTTCACTTAGTTCAAGATATATTATTAGTCAAAAGGTTGACCCATAAACTTCTAAATGCTGCAGTAGCTACTAGCGCCTACTGCTGCCTGTCATCCTATGTTGGTCTACAATATATGTTTAGACATTCAGTTAAATGATAAACATCTAGTTGCTGCTGTTGATAGTGTTATTAATAGCTTTTttctatagaattttttttttaaatgactgatAGTATGAAATTAAGAATTCAAGAATCCACAGTTATTCCCATCCCTGCGTacacatttttttacaaattaaaataaaataacaagttCACATTTACATGAGCCTATCCGATATACAATTGAGAGCTTCGGTCAAACAGTGTGTATGCCTAAAACTGTTGGCTTACTAGGAATATTGTGTGCCATTGTTATGGCAActtcaaattttttataaattttgtgatcattatttttattttatttttttatgctgtaTTTTCAGAATGATTATGTGGAGACTACCAGCATGTACCATATTTTATCCATATTAttttctaaattaaatttttggAATTTGATTGTTATTTATTATAAACTTTTTATGTGGGCACATGTGCTTAGTTCAAAAGGTATTGTCACGAGTTAAATAAATCTATTAAATAATAAGAAAAGTTATTAAAATATCATGTGGTGTTATGCTTCATTtacaaaattgttttgttttatttaaatattttattattttgaagAAATTGGGTTAATGGGCAATGGATGTGGTTCTCACTATATCATGGTGGGCAACGCACCAGGGCTTCCCTTTTCAAAAGGTCTTGTTCATTGACCATGTTACACGACCGATTGATAAACCTAATAACttcatttaattttatttatttcgttttttttaaatacgGAATTGGGTACTAGCATGGTGTTGTCTGTCGTCCTGGAAAGGATGCTGgacttccgtgttgacctctctacatggttgggtgtgactggcgttatactcatccgtgtggaaATCCGTATTTGTGAGTAGAGCATTATTGCCACATTTATTAAGCAAAAAATACATGaatattttataggataattcTTGACAAACATTTTTGGATTATGGGCACATGATGTTAATATAtattgttaaataataaataataaatccgAAATACActattgtgtttttttggtaatcCGTGCTGGTTAGTTAATAGCCACTACATTATTTTTGGAATCAAATCAgcttttttttcaattattatttttgttgttataaatattttttaaaaataggaGAATAATGGACCGATTATAGTCTCCCCAAACACAATTAGTCCACgtacattttaattaattttttttaaattatattataAAAAACCATCACAAAATATATGATGTGTATATTATTTTGTAGACAAATAAACTGTACACAATGCTTGCGATACTAAATATTGTgtgttgcattaaaaaaaattttgtcaaaaATCTCAGAATAATATAATTTGTTAATTTACAAGTCTCATTATTATTGAAAGAATGTTATTAGCACTGTCAAACTTACCTTTAAACACTTACCTGATACAAGATAAGAATATGCTGCATTCTGTTTCTGCTATGTTTTGACGAGCTATAAGTAGATCTTGAATCTACTTAGTAATATAATCTTCTACGTGAAAATGCTGCTGTCCTCCAAATCATTTATCTGTGTgggccttacactaaaacgttatcttacaatgctgctgtcctccactagtgtatgtaatccttgaggcctcacactacaccgttatcttacactgctgctgtcctcaactagtgtatgtaatccgtgaggcctcacactacaccgttatcttacactgctgctgtcctcaactagtgtatgtaatccttgaggcctcacactacaccgttatcttacactgctgctgtcctcaactagtgtatgtaatccgtgaggccttacactaaaacattatcttacactgctgctgtcctcaactagtgtatgtaatccgtgaggccttacactaaaacattatcttacactgctgctgtcctccactagtgtatgtaatccgtgaggccttacactaaaacgttatcttacactgctgctgtcatcaactagtgtatgtaatccgtgaggcctcacactacaccgttatcttacactgcttctgtcctcaactagtgtatgtaatccgtgaggcctcacactacactgttatcttacactgctgctgtcctccactagtgtatgtaatccgtgaggcctcacactacaccgttatcttacactgctgctgtcctccactagtgtatgtaatccgtgaggcctcacactacaccgttatcttacaatgctgctgtcctccactagtgtatgtaatccgtgaggcctcacactacaccgttatcttacactgctgctgtcctccactagtgtatgtaatccgtgaggcctcacactacaccgttatcttacactgctgctgtcctcaactagtgtatgtaatccgtgaggcctcacactacaccgttatcttacactgctgctgtcctccactagtgtatgtaatccgtgaggcctcacactacaccgttatcttacaatgctgctgtcctccactagtgtatgtaatccgtgaggcctcacactacaccgttattttacactgctgctgtcctcaactagtgtatttATCTGTGTGGGCCTTACacgacaccgttatcttacattttgtttttttggattaAATTTAGGTAATttgtattgctttaagtatacctAATAAAATTGATTAGCTGCAATATCCTGATTAAGTTATGTGTAGGCATTATACTGCACTGttaatatatatatgacattacactTTCTGACTGGACTCTGCATAATTCACAAACTGGACTAAATCTTGCTTAATTCAAAGTTATATAGTACATACTTTAACAAAAGAACAGAAACTTTGAATTTGgaatcaaaaaaatattttaatcagACTATGCtctatctgattttttttttgttttttaattaaaaatatatttatataaaacaaaataacaatccCCTCCCAGCCCCAacatataaaatgaataaaacaaaGAAGCTAACGGTGCTTCTTTAATTGTTCCAATTGGTCCAGGACCTCGCGCAGATCCCGCTGGTTCTGCCTCTCCAGGAGCCGGTGCCTCTTCTCCAATTCTTGCATTTGGAGGCGGAAAgcctcgcttttttttttttggtcttttatgaccccttttatttttttaattagattATTTATCCCTATGGTGAAAGATAAAAATAGAGATAATCAGTCACAGTTGTAGGCATTGATGGAATTCAGTTTTGTAGTATTGTTAGTGTTAATAGTTAACTGTTTAAATGTATGAAATATGATTTATTCcaaaagattatatatatatttttttattaggttaTACTTTTATTCGGTTAAATTAGTGATTATGGTTAGTGTGAACAGTGTATTTGTATATATTATATCAATTATTTTTGTAGTATGGCTAGTATTTCCTTTTTTGTTAATTGTAAATATTTTAAGTATACTTtatgttaaaaaattaaataatttatattaatttattttgtttattaGCGTTTAAATGATTACTAGGGTTAGTGTTAATATAGTCTAGGTATGTAAGATAGCATTTAGTTATATGGTATGGCTAGTGTTTCCATTTTAACTTGTAAATAGATTTTTATATAGTGTTCAATAGAATTATATATTTTGAAGATTTTTGAGACTAGATTAGtgttaaaataattttatttaggcTTATTGTGAATGAAGTCTTTGTACGTATGTTAACATATAGTTTTGTAATATGGCTAGCGTTTCCAGTATTACTTGTAAATAGTTGATAAAACAATAgtttaaaaatttatatatttcatGAATTGTTTAGAGTTTAGTAGAGTTTACCTTATAATTTTTCAGTTTACTGTTAAGTTGTTGTTTGTATATATGTTGCTATTACATTAATATTATTGACTGTTTAGTGTGTGTACCTGGACTCTGGCTACACTTTAATTCCATTTTGTGTGTCCTGACCGCCATCaaggcttttttttatttgtttaaatgTGTACTGTAATATGTATTGGTTTTCTGTTCCTTTTTCCCTACCCTGTTTTCCTTTGCCATTCATTACCCAGCAGGGTGTTGGCTCAGGGACACAGGGAGACCAGTTAAAACTAGCCGCTCTGTCCCTTATCATTCACCCATCATTCCTTGCTCAAACCCCACCCTTACTTTTTACTTTAAAAATTCTAACCAAGATTACAAAACTACCTTTGATAGTATAATTAAGTAGAATTAGGTTTGTTAGTTATTTTTATAAAGATTTTTGTAGATATTTACCCTCCTGCTGTGGGGTGGTcacaagctcctcctcctcctctgactgTGCGgccacctcttgctcctcctcctcctcggtcaCCTCGGCCGGAGGTATTGCGGCAGCCGGTGAGGTGTGGGGTTGAGAGGGACCgccttcctcctccacctccacctccacaTGTTCGGCGACATCTGGGGGAGCAGTGTCGCTCGTCTCCATCGCGGTGGGGGggcctgcctcctcttcctcctcctcagagaCCTCCACCACGTGGATATCCCGGTGCGCAGGTGTTGAGCGCACTGTTGGAACAGGCTGGCCTGTAATTACACATTGTTAATGATTTAGACAGGAAAATCAACGAATATAACTAAACAATTTAACCATTAATCTGTATCTTATgcggttgatttttttttttttttattaaagtcctTTAATATTAAGTCAAATGTTGATGATTGGAGAGACATCTATGTCTCTTGGGTTAGCCATGTTAACCTTGTTAAAATTATCAGCCTCCCTGGAGTTATGTATTTTTTGACAGGGAATCCCTATGTCGATACCCAGAAGCTTTTTTATTGCAATTAACAGGGAAATTATCTCCTTGGTATGGAAAGGGGGATAGAAAGGTCTATCCTTTGACATATTAACAACTACAAGGACAAAATTCAGGGGCGGACTTGGTCTTCACCAAAATTTAGAACTTTGACAAGAGACAATTAATGGTGGAAACCTGATCAATAAGCATAATAATCAGAGACCATACAATAACATAATTTTATGTGAAATTAGTTACGTttactcaaaaaaaaaacagtacacaaggaaatatatatatatatatattttaaataatgCCTTTGGTACATCGTTTATTATTAGGGTAGTAGAACGTCTTTTAGCTAGTTTTATAGTAAGGGTAGGGTTTCCAGTATTACTTGTAAATAGTTTCAAAAAATAATACTTAAAATACATTCTATATTTCATCTATAGCTTAGCGTatggtatagtttaatttataatttttcaGTTTAATGTGAAGTTGTTCTTTGTATATATGTTGCTATTACTTTAATGTTATTTCCTATGTTGataccaagatttttttttttttttgcaattaaacAGGAATTTCTCTCCTTGGTATGGAAAGGGGGACCACAATAATGCCTTTTGTACATCGCTTATAATTAATTTTAGTGTGAATAACGTCTTTGTATATATGATAGCTGTATTTTGGATTAAACGtaactttatgtgataataagacaagggtatgaataattctagacatcactgtacattacattatttCTCATCCACATTGTGTAATGTTACAGTAAGCATCTTACCGGGGCAGACTCTTTCAGATATTTCTCTGACGAATTCTGGGTCTCGCCTTTTTAGGTCCGACCACCTCTTTACTATTGCACTTTCAGAGTGCTCGCGGGCGAA
Encoded proteins:
- the LOC120993503 gene encoding neuromodulin-like — encoded protein: MLVSFILQRMVKKGYDRTRRHDSKKEIVRSIQQMLREKFAREHSESAIVKRWSDLKRRDPEFVREISERVCPGQPVPTVRSTPAHRDIHVVEVSEEEEEEAGPPTAMETSDTAPPDVAEHVEVEVEEEGGPSQPHTSPAAAIPPAEVTEEEEEQEVAAQSEEEEELVTTPQQEGINNLIKKIKGVIKDQKKKSEAFRLQMQELEKRHRLLERQNQRDLREVLDQLEQLKKHR